One window of Gloeothece citriformis PCC 7424 genomic DNA carries:
- a CDS encoding PspA/IM30 family protein, whose translation MGWLEHLGRAVRANINSLIQEAEDPEKILEEMILNLEQELIRMRQGLAEAIATLKRTERESQKHYSLAQTWHDRAQLALTQNNETLARQALFKWQNYQHQAETVQNQLEPHRQIINKLKKELLELEKKYTEAKAKKSLYLARLRAAMASKKMNEILGNFNNGSASTVFERIETKILELESHSELMSTDDPLERQFSALEGDKKIEAELIKMKAQQGGGQDKTEKY comes from the coding sequence ATGGGCTGGCTAGAGCATCTCGGACGAGCCGTTCGTGCTAATATTAACAGTTTGATACAGGAAGCTGAAGATCCCGAAAAAATTCTCGAAGAGATGATTTTAAATCTCGAACAAGAGTTAATCCGAATGCGTCAAGGGTTAGCTGAAGCGATCGCAACTCTTAAACGCACAGAACGAGAATCTCAGAAACATTACTCTCTGGCTCAAACTTGGCACGATCGCGCTCAATTGGCGTTAACTCAAAATAATGAAACTCTAGCTCGTCAAGCCCTTTTTAAATGGCAAAATTATCAACATCAGGCTGAAACGGTTCAAAATCAACTAGAACCCCACCGTCAAATTATTAATAAACTGAAAAAAGAGTTACTCGAATTAGAGAAAAAATATACAGAAGCTAAAGCCAAAAAAAGTCTTTATTTAGCCAGATTACGAGCGGCGATGGCCTCTAAAAAAATGAATGAAATTCTGGGAAATTTCAATAATGGCAGTGCTTCAACCGTATTTGAACGGATAGAAACCAAAATATTAGAATTAGAATCTCATTCGGAATTAATGTCCACTGATGATCCCTTAGAACGTCAATTTAGTGCCCTCGAAGGAGATAAAAAAATCGAAGCAGAATTAATCAAAATGAAAGCTCAACAGGGAGGAGGACAAGACAAGACGGAAAAATACTAA